In Arthrobacter sp. MN05-02, the genomic stretch CCGTTCGGGTTGACCGGGTGGCGTCCACCGGAGGTCTGGCCCTCGCCACCACCGTGCGGGTGGTCGACCGGGTTCATGGCGACACCGCGGACGGTCGGGCGGATGCCCTTCCAGCGGTTACGGCCGGCCTTGCCCCAGTTGATGTTCGACTGCTCGGCGTTGCCGACCTCGCCGATCGTCGCGCGGCAGCGGACGTCGACGTTGCGGATTTCGCCGGAGGGCAGTCGCAGCTGGGCGAAGCGGCCTTCCTTGGCGACGAGCTGGACCGATGCACCGGCGGAACGCGCCATCTTCGCGCCGCCGCCCGGGCGGAGCTCGACGGCGTGGATGACGGTACCCACGGGGATGTTGCGCAGCGGCAGGTTGTTGCCGGGCTTGATGTCGGCCCCGGCCCCGGCCTCGACGAAGTCGCCCTGCTTGAGCTTGTTCGGCGCGATGATGTAGCGCTTGGTGCCGTCGACGTAGTGCAGGAGGGCGATGCGCGCGGTGCGGTTGGGATCGTACTCGATCTCGGCAACGCGGGCGTCGACGCCGTCCTTGTCGTGGCGGCGGAAGTCGATCAGGCGGTACTGACGCTTGTGTCCACCGCCCTTGTGGCGGGTCGTGATCTTACCGGTGTTGTTGCGTCCACCCTTCTTGGGAAGGGGACGCACCAGCGACTTCTCCGGCGTCGATCGGGTGAT encodes the following:
- the rplB gene encoding 50S ribosomal protein L2; protein product: MGIRKYKPTTPGRRGSSVADFAEITRSTPEKSLVRPLPKKGGRNNTGKITTRHKGGGHKRQYRLIDFRRHDKDGVDARVAEIEYDPNRTARIALLHYVDGTKRYIIAPNKLKQGDFVEAGAGADIKPGNNLPLRNIPVGTVIHAVELRPGGGAKMARSAGASVQLVAKEGRFAQLRLPSGEIRNVDVRCRATIGEVGNAEQSNINWGKAGRNRWKGIRPTVRGVAMNPVDHPHGGGEGQTSGGRHPVNPNGKAEGRTRRPNKESDSLIVRRRRSGKNKR